One genomic window of Medicago truncatula cultivar Jemalong A17 chromosome 1, MtrunA17r5.0-ANR, whole genome shotgun sequence includes the following:
- the LOC11416384 gene encoding lysine-specific histone demethylase 1 homolog 3 isoform X2: MDDNQDLRLKKKKRSKPIEIDFDSDNDEPIGSLFKIKRNKKKVNFVASESGIRENDSSRVMDDNEPLASFRKRLKGPKRDQGSGLNDDLVGGGSGSVSMDEKKVDLLVGDNDMQVNDSADQNMEEESLSVIFHKVQSKKKRGNRNVDSGLKHGCESLTENVDSMVESRSGSASASKSVEGRQESDTFCSVSAMDEQKGGDECFQEEKVKGICDDSNIPDGSSVDHSKSLIACDGDRQQSDTFCLVSAMDEQKGGDECLQEERVKGIYDSNIPDGSSVDPSNSIIVCDGDRQQSSSVQVEDVCRASDKKVALQEKFNDKSLNQCSDMLPDVEVIDTGSPSDLEDGVCGLSDSKELENKSVDAIAEEKVCNGASEGGVSTSTGKEILLTCHTGLLIESNVNILKENDAMVSGKTLLESSINGDIKMDTEFVSGGNCYDCSTSDANAEVQDVVGCSPEKFDAIASGSLSAIVPNDANESELVVQSNHPDKPLEMCDVPKYSTASILKCSSVSDPIQSDGCSIQSSIPDENGNVAEYHASVSDFADNGGKISGNPRTIRKTKMHKHGDMTYEGDADWEILINDKALNESHGAADGERSLKTRVKQDSSLNDAEDSENVAVAAVSAGLKACAVCPIEKIKFKEILKRKGGLKEYLDCRNQILSLWSSDVTRILPLSECGVGDARSENESSRSSLIREVYAFLDQYGYINVGVASQKKNVESSARHCYKLVKEKGFEESSTASLAGSEDGVSFIVGQTKMSYASMDINDGPVKDFEDLATEATEGMMHVNEAMPDSSNMAQYERKKYDDQENVGILDGFPDCRLISLAVAKQNNESKCVTHALGDQIGDTLQSNLEAKKRVIIIGAGPAGLTAARHLNRQGFTVTVLEARNRIGGRVFTDHSSLSVPVDLGASIITGVEADVATERRPDPSSLVCAQLGLELSVLNSDCPLYDIVTGQKVPADMDEALEAEYNSLLDDMVLVVARKGEQAMKMSLEDGLEYALKIRRTGHSEGSKEIKQSNSADHPFDSKRDGAMEQNFDEEILDPQERRVMDWHFAHLEYGCASLLKEVSLPHWNQDDVYGGFGGPHCMIKGGYSTVVESLGEGLVIHLNHAVTNVSYGIKEPGENNKVKVSTLNGSEFFGDAVLITVPLGCLKAETIQFTPSLPEWKCSSIQRLGFGVLNKVILEFPTVFWDDAVDYFGATAEERSKRGHCFMFWNVKKTVGAPVLIALVVGKAAIDGQSLSSQDHINHALKVLRKLFGEDSVPDPVAYVVTDWGRDPYSFGAYSYVAVGASGEDYDIIGRPVDNCLFFAGEATCKEHPDTVGGAMMSGLREAVRIIDILNTGNDNTAEVEALEAAQGQLDTERNEVRDIIKRLDALELSNIMYKNSFEGAQILTREALLREMFLNVKTNAGRLHVAKQLLSLPIGNLKSFAGSKEGLTVLNSWILDSMGKDGTQLLRHCLRLLVRVSTDLGAVRLSGMGKTVKEKVCVHTSRDIRAIASQLVNVWLEIFRKEKASNGGLKLSRQAATVELSKRKSLKESASGKPPLSTHQGAIENKGGLLNPVSAGSNSPSTTHAKKLHSKQGRQPSGCDSRHEVSSSRSQGSIDKIATKEERNHYAMSEEEKAALAAAEAARTQAIAAAQAYASAEARCSTLLQLPKIPSFHKFARREQYSQNDEYDSRKKLSGGFFGRQDCVSEIDSRNCRVRDWSVDFSTACVNLDNSNIPVDNLSQRSHSNEIASHLNFGERSGESAAVDSNLYTKAWIDTTGDGVVKDHLAIERWQSQAAEADSHFSNPTSHLKDEEDSNAYSSLPSWKHEGIANESSVSQVTVNKEALKGHSRGADHIKQAVVDYVGSLLMPLYKARKLDKDGYKAIMKKSATKVMEQATDAEKAMTVRDFLDFKRRNKIRSFVDVLIERHMATKPGTKS; this comes from the exons ATGGATGATAATCAAGATTTgaggttgaagaagaagaagagatccaaaccaattgaaattgattttgattcgGATAACGATGAGCCGATTGGTTCTTTGTTTAAGATTAAGAGGAATAAGAAGAAGGTTAATTTTGTTGCATCAGAGAGTGGAATTAGGGAAAATGATAGTTCTAGGGTTATGGATGATAATGAACCATTGGCTAGCTTTAGGAAGAGATTGAAGGGTCCAAAGAGAGATCAGGGATCTGGTTTGAATGATGATTTGGTTGGTGGTGGATCTGGGAGTGTTTCGATGGACGAGAAAAAGGTGGATTTGTTGGTTGGTGATAATGATATGCAGGTGAATGATTCTGCTGATCAGAATATGGAAGAAGAATCGTTGTCGGTGATTTTCCATAAGGTGCAATC gaagaagaaaagagggAATCGGAATGTTGATAGCGGGTTGAAACATGGATGCGAAAGTTTAACCGAAAATGTAGATTCAATGGTTGAAAGTAGATCTGGATCTGCTTCTGCGTCGAAATCGGTTGAGGGGAGGCAGGAATCTGATACATTTTGTTCGGTGTCTGCAATGGATGAACAAAAGGGTGGTGATGAATGTTTTCAAGAGGAAAAGGTGAAGGGTATCTGTGATGATTCAAACATTCCTGATGGCTCGTCGGTTGATCACTCTAAATCACTTATCGCCTGTGATGGAGACAGGCAGCAATCTGACACGTTTTGTTTGGTGTCTGCAATGGATGAACAAAAGGGTGGTGATGAATGTTTACAAGAGGAAAGGGTTAAGGGTATTTATGATTCAAACATTCCAGATGGATCGTCGGTTGATCCCTCTAATTCAATTATCGTTTGTGATGGAGATAGGCAGCAATCGTCAAGTGTACAGGTTGAAGATGTTTGCCGTGCTTCTGACAAAAAGGTTGCATTGCAAGaaaaatttaatgataaaaGCTTGAATCAGTGTTCGGACATGTTACCAGATGTTGAAGTAATTGATACCGGCTCTCCCTCTGACTTGGAGGATGGGGTATGTGGACTTTCTGACTCAAAAGAGCTTGAGAATAAATCAGTTGATGCAATAGCAGAAGAGAAAGTGTGTAATGGTGCTTCAGAAGGAGGTGTTTCCACTTCCACTGGAAAAGAAATTTTGTTAACTTGTCACACTGGGCTCTTGATAGAATCAAATGTAAACATATTGAAGGAAAATGATGCCATGGTTTCTGGAAAGACTCTCCTGGAATCATCAATCAATGGAGATATAAAAATGGATACTGAATTTGTTTCTGGTGGAAATTGCTATGATTGTAGTACTTCGGATGCAAATGCTGAAGTGCAAGATGTTGTAGGCTGTTCACCTGAAAAATTTGATGCAATTGCCAGTGGTAGTTTATCCGCTATTGTGCCTAATGATGCCAATGAATCTGAATTGGTTGTCCAGTCAAATCACCCGGACAAACCTCTGGAAATGTGCGatgttccaaaatattctacTGCTTCAATTCTGAAATGCAGCTCTGTGTCAGATCCAATTCAATCTGATGGATGCTCTATACAATCTTCAATTCCAGATGAAAATGGGAACGTTGCAGAATATCATGCCTCTGTGTCTGATTTTGCTGATAATGGTGGTAAGATATCAGGCAATCCTCGTACAATACGAAAGACCAAAATGCATAAGCATGGTGACATGACTTATGAAGGGGATGCTGATTGGGagattttaataaatgataaagCTCTAAATGAAAGCCATGGTGCTGCAGATGGTGAGCGTAGTCTTAAAACAAGAGTGAAGCAGGATTCCTCTTTGAATGATGCCGAGGACTCTGAAAATGTTGCAGTAGCGGCAGTATCTGCTGGGCTGAAAGCTTGTGCAGTTTGTccaattgagaaaataaaatttaaggaGATCTTGAAGCGTAAAGGTGGTCTCAAGGAATATTTAGATTGCAG GAATCAGATCTTAAGCTTATGGAGCAGTGATGTCACACGTATTTTACCTCTTTCTGAATGTGGAGTTGGTGATGCCCGTTCAGAGAATGAAAGTTCTCGCTCTTCTCTTATTAGGGAGGTCTATGCATTTCTTGATCAATAT GGCTATATAAATGTTGGAGTTGCCTCTCAAAAGAAGAATGTTGAGAGCAGTGCAAGACATTGTTATAAActtgtaaaagaaaaaggatTCGAGGAAAGTTCCACAGCTTCATTGGCCGGCTCTGAAGATGGAGTTTCTTTTATTGTTGGTCAGACTAAAATGTCATATGCTTCTATGGATATTAACGATGGCCCAGTAAAGGATTTTGAAGACCTGGCAACTGAAGCTACAGAAGGCATGATGCATGTTAATGAAGCAATGCCGGATTCATCAAACATGGCacaatatgaaagaaaaaaatatgatgacCAGGAAAACGTTGGGATTCTGGATGGGTTTCCCGATTGCAGATTGATTTCGCTTGCTGTTGCAAAGCAAAACAATGAATCTAAATGTGTTACACATGCCTTAGGTGATCAGATAGGTGATACTCTGCAGTCCAATTTAGAGGCTAAAAAGAGAGTGATTATCATTGGAGCTGGTCCTGCTGGGCTAACCGCTGCTCGCCACTTGAATCGTCAGGGCTTTACCGTAACTGTGCTTGAGGCTAGGAATAGAATAGGAGGTCGGGTATTTACAGATCACTCATCTCTTTCTGTCCCTGTGGATCTTGGTGCCAGCATTATCACAGGTGTAGAGGCTGATGTGGCCACTGAGAGAAGACCAGATCCTTCCTCGTTGGTTTGTGCTCAGCTTGGCCTTGAATTGTCAGTGTTAAACAGTGACTGCCCTCTATATGACATAGTAACTGGACAAAAAGTTCCCGCAGATATGGATGAAGCATTGGAAGCTGAATACAACAGTCTTCTTGATGACATGGTACTGGTTGTTGCTCGGAAAGGCGAACAAGCAATGAAAATGTCTCTTGAAGACGGTTTAGAATACGCCCTTAAGATTCGTCGCACGGGACACTCTGAAGGTAGTAAAGAAATTAAGCAAAGTAACTCTGCAGATCATCCATTTGATTCCAAAAGAGATGGTGCTATGGAACAAAATTTTGATGAGGAGATTTTGGATCCTCAAGAGAGGAGGGTTATGGATTGGCATTTTGCTCATTTGGAATATGGCTGTGCTTCTTTGCTTAAAGAAGTTTCTCTTCCCCATTGGAACCAAGACGATGTGTATGGAGGATTTGGGGGACCTCATTGTATGATCAAAGGAGGTTATAGCACTGTTGTTGAGTCTCTCGGAGAAGGGCTTGTTATTCACCTGAACCACGCCGTAACAAATGTGTCATATGGTATCAAGGAACCTGGCGAGAATAATAAAGTCAAAGTTTCTACATTGAATGGCAGTGAGTTTTTTGGAGATGCTGTTCTCATTACTGTCCCACTTGGCTGTTTGAAGGCTGAAACTATACAGTTCACCCCCTCTTTGCCGGAGTGGAAATGTTCTTCCATTCAGCGTCTTGGCTTTGGAGTTCTCAATAAAGTGATTTTGGAATTTCCTACTGTGTTTTGGGATGATGCAGTGGACTACTTTGGAGCAACAGCTGAGGAGAGAAGCAAACGAGGTCACTGCTTTATGTTCTGGAATGTCAAGAAAACGGTTGGGGCTCCTGTCCTTATAGCATTAGTGGTTGGTAAGGCAGCCATAGATGGTCAAAGTTTAAGCTCTCAAGATCATATCAACCATGCATTGAAGGTTCTTCGAAAACTTTTTGGGGAGGATTCTGTTCCTGATCCTGTTGCATATGTTGTGACCGATTGGGGCAGGGATCCCTATAGCTTTGGTGCTTACTCTTATGTTGCTGTTGGAGCATCAGGAGAAGACTATGACATCATAGGAAGACCAGTTGATAACTGCTTGTTTTTCGCTGGTGAAGCAACCTGCAAAGAGCACCCTGATACTGTTGGTGGTGCAATGATGAGTGGACTACGAGAGGCTGTTCGCATAATTGACATTTTGAACACCGGAAATGATAATACTGCAGAGGTAGAGGCATTGGAAGCTGCACAGGGACAGTTGGACACCGAAAGGAATGAAGTTAGGGATATAATAAAGAGACTTGATGCACTTGAACTTTCTAACATAATGTATAAGAACTCTTTTGAGGGTGCTCAAATCTTAACCCGGGAAGCTTTATTAAGGGAAATGTTCCTCAATGTGAAAACCAATGCTGGGCGCTTGCATGTGGCCAAACAATTGCTAAGTCTTCCTATTGGAAACTTGAAGTCCTTTGCTGGAAGTAAAGAGGGGCTAACTGTTCTCAACTCCTGGATACTG GACTCAATGGGCAAGGATGGTACCCAACTCTTGAGGCATTGTTTGCGTCTTCTTGTGCGTGTGTCGACTGATCTAGGTGCTGTACGCTTATCAG GAATGGGGAAAACAGTGAAGGAAAAGGTTTGTGTGCACACTAGCCGTGATATTCGAGCTATAGCTAGTCAATTGGTCAATGTATGGCTTGAAATTTTCCGTAAAGAAAAAGCTTCTAATGGGGGATTGAAGTTGTCAAGACAAGCAGCTACTGTAGAATTATCAAAGAGAAAATCTTTAAAAGAATCAGCTTCGGGAAAGCCTCCTTTGAGCACACATCAGGGTGCCATTGAGAATAAAGGAGGCTTGCTGAATCCTGTGTCTGCTGGAAGCAATTCACCTTCCACCACACATGCGAAGAAATTACACAGCAAACAAGGACGACAACCATCAGGATGTGACTCAAGGCATGAAGTCAGTTCTTCCAGGTCCCAAGGTTCAATAGACAAAATAGCTACTAAGGAGGAAAGAAACCACTATGCAATGTCTGAAGAAGAAAAGgctgctttagctgctgcaGAAGCTGCCCGTACTCAAGCAATTGCTGCTGCTCAG GCATATGCCTCTGCAGAAGCTAGGTGCAGTACACTGTTACAGCTTCCGAAGATACCCTCATTCCATAAGTTTGCTAGACGGGAACAGTATTCACAAAATGATGAGTATGATAGTAGAAAAAAGTTGTCTGGTGGTTTTTTTGGAAGGCAAGATTGTGTTTCCGAGATTGATTCTAGGAATTGCAGAGTCAGGGACTGGTCTGTTGATTTTTCCACTGCCTGTGTAAATCTTGATAATTCTAATATACCAGTTGACAACCTCTCACAGAGGAGTCATTCTAATGAGATCGCCAGTCATTTGAATTTCGGAGAGCGCTCAGGAGAAAGTGCTGCCGTGGACAGCAATCTATATACAAAAGCTTGGATTGACACAACTGGTGATGGGGTAGTAAAAGACCATCTTGCCATAGAGAGATGGCAATCTCAAGCAGCTGAAGCCGATTCTCATTTTTCTAATCCAACCAGTCATTTGAAGGATGAGGAGGACTCAAATGCCTATTCAAGCTTACCCAGCTGGAAACATGAGGGTATAGCAAATGAGAGCTCTGTTTCCCAGGTTACTGTAAATAAGGAGGCCCTTAAAGGTCACTCTAGAGGAGCAGATCATATTAAACAGGCTGTTGTTGACTATGTTGGATCACTACTTATGCCCCTGTATAAGGCTAGGAAGCTAGACAAGGATGGATACAAGGCAATAATGAAGAAAAGTGCAACAAAG GTTATGGAGCAAGCAACGGATGCAGAAAAAGCCATGACTGTTCGTGACTTTCTAGATTTTAAGCGAAGGAATAAG ATTCGCTCCTTTGTGGATGTATTGATTGAAAGACATATGGCAACAAAACCTGGTACAAAATCTTAA